The Dasypus novemcinctus isolate mDasNov1 chromosome 13, mDasNov1.1.hap2, whole genome shotgun sequence genome segment ACTGCCAGCCGCGTCGGCAGCACGGCTCTGGCGACGCGCGAGGCCGGCACTGCGGGAAGCGTGCCTGCCGGCTCTCAGAAGGGGGTCCGTAAGGCCGGGGTATTTTATCACCACCCAGTCTTCCGACCTTACTAAGGCGTCACGAGACcacaagcagctccagcccctcTGCCACGCGAGATAACTCTGAAACCCCAGGTGCAGAAGCAGGAGAAGGAAGCACAGACCAGCAGTCAGGGCGCAGGAAGCCGCACAGCTGCTTCCTTCCACAGACCAAGCCAGGGCGCAAGGGAAGGCCGAAGCGCTGTGGAGGGGGGCGGCGGCGCAGGGTGCTGGCCCCACCCCTTGGGTCACGTAGCCTCCACAAGTCGCTTAACCCTCTGCCTTGGCTTCCTCATACACAGGGGGAGAGTGTTCCAAGGCTGGGGGCACCCACCTGGGACCAGGCAGGTAAAGCGGTGGCCCAGGGCCTGACTCTCGAGTGCTCGGAAGCTGTTTGCTTTTAAGTCACCCCTCCAGGTGAAGAGAAACACAAAGGCTGGGCCCCTGCTCGAGCCCAGGGAACATCCGGGAGAGACCCTCACCCCGCACCGCAGCGCTCAGTGACACACACCTGAAGCAGGAGCAGCCcggggagcagggaggaagaCAGCGGcgagggggtgggcaggggctgcAGGCACCTTCCCCGGTAAGGGAAGGCGAGTCTctccccatccccgccccaggaGGGTCTACGACCCCGCAGGGCCAGGGCTAGGAAGGCCCGGGGGCTCCCAGGTGCGCACCCGCCCCTGCGGAGCTGAGGGCGCCGGGCGGCGGCCCAGGGGACGCCGGCCGCCTTATCAGGTGCTGGAACCCCGGGGGATCCGGTTTCTCCGcgggctcccctccccctcctcccgggCCGGCCCGGGGCGGCTCAGCGAGCCCCTCCGCTTCTGCCCCAGACCTGCGCCTCCGACCACCGCCGGGGACACCCGGGCCGCGCTCCTTCCCGCCGGGCGGGGAGGTCCGGCTCCCGCGGGCGAAGGAGGCGTGCGGCGTGGAAGCAGAGCCCGAGGGCGCGCGGGGAAGTGGCCGGGAAGTCCCGCGGCCCCTGCGCCCCCCTCCCGCGCCCCGGGTCGCCCCCGCGCGGCCCGCGTGGGCTCCGGCCGCCGGCTGGACGGGGCGCCCCGGCGCAGGCCCCCGGCCCCGCACGTCGCGGGCCAGGCGGAGGCGACGCCCCCCGACGCCCCCCGACGCCCCCTCCCCGCGGTACCTgtgcgcggcggcggcggcccagCTCCCGGCGCGGCCGGGGGAGTGGTCTGGGCCCACctggccgggcggggcggggcgtccCCACCCCTAAAAAGTTAGGAAGTGAAACTCGGGCGGCGGCCGCACATGCGCACAGCCCAGGCCGCGGCCCGCCCAGTTTGGAGCCTGCGCCCGCGCCGCCCGCTGAGCCCCCGCCGTGCGCCCCCCCGGGCCCGGGTCGCGCCCCCGGCCAGCGGGCGTGCAGGGCAAGGAGGGCGCCGCGGGCCGACCCCGGCACGTCCCCATTTCCGGGGTCCAGGAGGAGCGGTCACCGGGCGCGGGGCGGTCGCGGCCGGGGCGCGCGCGCGGGAGCCTCGGCAAGCGTGCGGGCGTCCCTGTGTCGAGTCCCCTCCGCGAGCGCACGGGCGCACAGGGGAGGGGGTGCGTCCCGGAGGGAGGTCGTGGGCAAAGGCGGGCTTGGCCCCCCCGGAGAGCCCCAGGGCCCGCGGGTGGTCCTGCCCGCGCTGGGGCCGCCAGGCGCCGCCCAGGGCCCCGAGTAGGCCCAGCCCGCCCTGCGCGGACACCCAGGTGCTCCCCGTGAGCGCGGGCCCCGCGGCTGGGGCGAGTTCGCCAAGGGGGACCCGCGCCTGGCGCTGGAGCGTGCGCTGGGCAGGACGCTCAGGGGCACGCCCTGTGGAGAGCGCCCCGCGACCGGCCGCTGCAAACTGCCCGCCTCGGCAGGCCTCAGTTTACCAAGCTTCCTCTCGGGTCCTTTCTGGCATGAAAAGTCTGTAACCGCAGAGCACCTCTCATTGTGCACGGGCTGCTCTGATTGCAACGATaaaatcaccaccaccaccacccctggcCCCTCTGTCCCTGGTCGAGCGCCCACGGGGCTCCCTGGGGTGCCTCCCGCCTCTCCTGACAGGTCTTTCTGTCCCAACTGGCTTCCTCTTGCCCCACGAGCCCCCAGCTGAACCCCCAGCTGTCAGATGTTCCTCAGCGCCggccctgcctgcccctcctggccctgcccacccctcctGGCCATCTCTCCTCTCCCGCTCTGTCCCCTCTTCTGGCCCAGCTGCCCACCTCGGCCCTCCTGACTGGCCCTCCCCGGGGCAGGTTCCTGGGCGTGGGCTCCCCTGACTGACCGTGTCCACTCCCCCCCCATTTATCCTCTCCCTGCCTCGACCAGTGGTGCCACCACCTGCCTGTCCATGCCGTGGGGTCCAGGATAGTGCAAGGTTCTGACCCCAGGACTGGGGGGGAGGGCCCTCTCCCCACCATAGCCGGGTCCTCCTCTCTGCTACGTCCGGCAGCCTTCTCTCTCCGAAAGGACGGGCAGGGATACTTCATTTTTGAAACCGCAGAACCACTATCCCTCAGGGCCAAAGTGTAGTGTCCTGGTCATGAGCCAGTAACAGCCAGGCCAAACCCAGGTTCCTGGCTCTGCCCCAGGGGTCTCCCTGGGCTGACTGCCCGCCGCGACCTCCAAGCCGGGATCCCGTGTCTGGCTGGAGTTGGCGTCAGTTTCAGGAGGACCTGCTGTCCCTGGGCCCTGGTGGGCCTCAGTGAGGCCCACACAAAACTCACAAGACTCCAGCCAGGACGCCCACAGGGGCAGGGCCTCTGCGATTTCCCAGAGGCCAGAGCGCTTCCCAGCCCGGCAGGGGGCGGCTTATTTTGGTTATCAGCGTAAGGACAGGCCAGTGGAATAGAAGAGGCTCCAGGAATGACCCCTCCCATCTCTGACCAGCGGCTTTCCCCAAGAAggccaagtccattcagtggaaaAAGAGTAATCCCTTCAACAAACAGTACTGGGAAAGCTGGATTTCCACACGCAAGGGGATGAAGCTGAACTGTTATctcacaccacacacaaaaattcactcaaaatggatcaaagacctaaagataagagtttaaaactataaaattcttagaaaaaaacagaataaatcttcatgaccttggcaTTTGCAATGGTTTTTCAGATATGAAAACCAAAAGTATAAGccacaaaagaacagaaataaagtatacttcaccaaaattgaaaaaaatttgtaCATTGAAGGACATTaccaagagagtgaaaagacaacccacagaatggaagaaaatatttgcaaaccgtTATCTGATAAGGATCTAGTATCCAGCACATACAAAGAATTTGTACAGCTCACCACCAAAAATACAACCCactaaaaaaatgggcaaaggacttaaatagacatttctccaaagaagacatacaaatggccaacaagcacatggGAAGATGCTCAACATGGCTAGTCACTAGAGGAATGCAAATCACAACCACAACGAGATGCCAGGTCACACCCACTAAggtggctattatttaaaaaaaaaaaaggaaaattaaatgttGGCAAGGgtatagagaaattggaaccccttgtgcattgctggtgggaatgtaaaatggtagccactatggaaaatactttgttaaacagaattaccacaTGGCCCAGCAATCCACTTTTGGGATATATAccccaaaagaacagaaaacagggactcaaatatATACTTGTACACCAGCgttcatagtggcatcattcacCTTAGCCACAGGTATTTGTAAACAGGTGAATgggtaaagaaaatgtggtaaatacacataagggtaaactattatccacgtggtgcggcagtgcctcaaaatgtattcaccaaatgcaatgaatgtcccacgatgatgaaagaggttgttgatgtaggaggagtggggtgaggagaatggggggtatatggggacctcttttatttttgaatgtaacattaaaaaaaaatagagagaaaaaagtacACATAAGGGACTAGTactcagttgtaaaaaggaagcTCAGGTATAAACATGCGAGGCAcggatgaacttgaagacatgctgagtgaaagaagccaggcacaaaagaccaCGCGTTGTATGACTTCACTCACATGAAGTATCTAGAGACAGAAGGTGGGTTGGAgttaccagggctggggaggtgCTGGCTCAATGGATACAGAATGTCTATGTGGCGGGCCGAAATGGTTTTGGCAATAGGTGGTGGTAACAGTagcacagtattgtgaatgtaattaatgctactgaattttaaaatggttacactggcaaattttatgttatatatgtattatatatgttaccatacaCGTATGCATATAACGCGTATATAGCTAATGGAATATATAGAGAGCACTACCacaataaaataatacaataataaaataaaataaaaacccaagTCTGGAGGCTTAACGGCAGGTGCAGGGAGGAGTGACAGCCTGAGACTGGGAAGACTGGGCAGGGCAGGTGAGAGTGGGAGGTGACGGGTGGCCGGCTGTGGGCCAGCCCAGGGATGCCCTGGAGGCTCGCGCGGGTGGACGGCACGTCAGCGCGGGGCCACTTAGAGTGGGGGAGAAGAGGGAAGCTGCCCGGCCTCCCCCAGGTCGGCCCGCGGCCGCGGGCTGTCCGCAGCGGGCAGGGGTCACAGGGCTCCGGACGCTGCTCCGGTCAGTGCAGGGGCGGGGCGGCTCTCCCAGGCCATTATCCCTTCGCAAACACAGGCCCTCCTGGATGTGGATTCAGGAGCAGCTTCACGAGCTCCGCTGGGGAAATAAAGTGATTGGGCAATCAGCCAGGGCAGCGGGAAGAAAGTGTGGATTGGGAGCGTGTACCCGAGGGGCAGCCCGGCCTTTGTCATGCGGGGGTGCGGccggcctcccctccccaccctgtctGCGGGTCTGGGGGCGTGCCGGGCCCAGTGTCCTTGGCCTGAAAGGCCCAGAGGTGGGGAAGTTGCCCTGAAGCCGGAGCCTCGgcctgggggccgggggccgaGGGCCTCAAAGGGGGTGGCTGACGGGGTGGGCTCCTCCTGCCACCGCCCTGCTCCCCACAAGCCAAGGTCGACCCCGAACACGGGCGGGTCGGCAGGCGAGGGCGCGAGGAAACACGGAGGTCAGACGTCATTCCGCGACCTCCCCAGGGGCTCTGAGGCCGTGAGGGCTGCATGCAGGAATGGGCGGCCCCGGGTCAGAGCGCAGGGAGGGTCCTGGGGTGGCTCGAGCCCCTCCCTGCAGGGGCAGACGCCCTGGGGTGCCCCAATGGCCCCACCCGGGGTCCCTGCCCGCCCCGAGCAGCTGGCGCGACCCCAGCGCAGGACCCGGAACCCAGGGCTCTGGGCAGTCCTGGCCCCGGCCGAGGCTGCGCAGCCCTGGCAGCTGCCGTGCTCCAGGAATAGGAGTTTTTCACACTCCTACtcgttttttaatttttaagctttaaaaaattaatttaaactaGAATTTTGTAACAAGGCCTCGAGAACGGTCGCCTGAGCCTAGACCCGGACCCAGCTCAGCCCACCCAGGGAGGCTGAGGGATGACCTCTGACCCCCACATTTCCTCTCCAGCCTCACCTGGTGGCCTGGCCCCTGGTTGGGGTCGGGCCCAGGACTACCGGGGCCACACGTGCCGCCCGCACCCAGGACTCAGGCCCAGGCTCCGGGCTGGGTCCAAATGGACCTCGggggcctgccctccccctgccctgacGTCCTGGTCGGCCAGCCGGACCCGGCGGCCACGCAGGCTGGACCATCCCCAGACCCCAGGGCGTGGGGGCAGGGCAGCCCGGCTCCTTGCTCTGCATGACAAAGGGCAGCGCCACCTGCGCCCGCAGCCGCTCGCCGTGGGGAGACCCCAATCCACATTCGCTCGCTCCTTTTGGACCCTGCCTAGGGGTCACCAGGTTTAGCAAATAAAGTCTTAGCTCACCGGTTAAATTTGAACTTCAGATAAACAACGAATGATTGCTTAGCGTGAGGAGGTCTGAGCACCGCACCCGCTTCGTCTGGCAGCCCCGCGCCTGGCTGATTGCCACACTACTTCGTTTCACCAGGAAAACTCTAGGGCCAGCCCGAAATCCTGCCCCAGACTGCGTCCAGGCGCACGTCGGGGCTGCGGCCGTTAAGAGCTGAAGGTTAGGTGGGCAGCGGAAGGGCTGGTCTCCAGCAGGCGCCGGCTGCTCACTGCGTGcgcctgggaagcaggcgcttgtCAGAGCCTCGGTTTCGCTGGCTCAAACGTTGGGGCAGGGTGGACCAGATGGTCCTTTCAACCCTAAGATCTGAAACTACGAacagcagggaagggggtggactCCTCTCCGGCAGGCCCTTTGGTATTAGATGTCCCAGCGCCTTGCCTGGGACGGCCGCCCGGAACAGAGGAGGCTGGTGGCCCGGCCTGGGACCTCCGACCAGCCCTCAGCGCCCCCGGAGCCCAGTGACCGCCGGACCCCAGACCACAGGCCGgtagcaggacttctcagagagGCTGGGAGTGGCCTGGGCAGTGCCGGGAACCCCAGGCTCGGGTCGAGCTGGGAGCAGGACTCTGGGCATGAGCAGGAGCGCCGGTGGGCGCtgcaactgggggtgggggtgggggaaggagaacaCCCCACTGCTCCTCTTCTCCAGAAAACCAGCCTTTCTCGGGGCAGTGGTGCCGTGGTGGGGCCTCAGGACCTGGCGGAGCCCAAGGCTGTGTGGCAGCCGGCAGCCCTCCTGCCCTTTCTGGACAGCCCACCCCCAGCTCCAGGCCCGCCTAGGAGGCCCAGGGGGTGgaacctccccaccccccgcccctctaccccctccctccttcctcccccccccccccccccacaggccCGACCAGGGAGCTATAAAGCTGGCCCAGCCTGGCTCCCGCACGCCCGCTGGACAGAAGCCGCCCCTGCCCCCGAGCAGCAGCATGCCGCCCCTGTGGCTCTGCTGGGCGCTCTGGGCGCTGCCCCTGGCCGGCCCCGCGGCGGCCCTGACCGAGGAGCAGGTCCTGGGCAGCCTGCTGCGGCAGCTGCAGCTCAGCCAGGTGCCCGCCCCGGGCAAGGCCGAGGCGGGGGAGCCGGACATCCCTGCGCACGTGAGGGCCCAGTACGTGGCCCTGCTGCAGCGCAGCCACAGGGCCCACTCCCGCGGGAAGAGGTTCAGCCAGAGCTTCCGAGGTGAGGCCCCCGCCCTGCCGCACCCGGCCCGGGGGGCTGAGACAGGGGCCCTGGCCTGCCGCGTCCAGGGGACCCGGCTCTGCCACATCCAGGGGGGTTGCGGGCCCAAGCGGGGCAGGACCCTGGGCTCCTGCTGTGCACGCAGGGCCTGGCCCCCAACCCCCCCCGTCCCAGGAGGACGTCCAGAGCCCAGctttgggggcggggggagaggaagCAGGGCCTGTGGAGCAGGGGTTGGGCTGGAGCCCGGCCTCCAGAGGTCACCTCTGCCCTTTCTGAGGCCTGGACGGAGGCTGTGGCCAGGTCTTGGCTGCCTGCTAGGATGCAGAGCACCAGGGAGCCTCTGTGCCTGGAAAAGCCTCTGGGGGCCTGGGACACGCCGAGGGGCAGTGCCGGGCACTCGGCCACGGCTGGCACCGCCGGGCGCCCACAGCAGCCCCTGATGCCCGCCCGCACACGTCTTCTCAGTGTCCAGAGCCAGGCTGGTCCCGACAGGGCAcgaccccaccccagcctccgGGCTGCCCCCTCCTGCCAGGGCAGATGCTACCAGCCCAGGCCCAGGGCCCCCAGCACCCGGAAACGGGCAGGTGGTCTCTCCCGCCCGCCGGCCTGCGCGGGCCGGGGGCCCTGCTGACCCCGCCCTGTCGGCAGAGGTGGCCGGCCGGTTCCTGGCGTCCGAGGCCTCCGCGCACCTGCTGGCGTTCGGCATGGAGCGGCGGCTGCCCCCCAACAGCGAGCTGGTGCACGCCGCGCTGCGCCTCTTCCAGGAGCCGGTGCCCAGGGCCGCGCTCCGCAGGCACGAGCGGCTCTTCCCGCGCAGCTCCCGGGCCCGCGTCACCGTCGAGTGGCTGCGCGTCCGCGACGACGGCTCCAACCGCACCTCCCTGGTCGACTCCAGGTGGGGGGCGCGGGGGTCGGGGCTGGGGCTGCGGGTATCTGGGCTGGGGGGAtgtgggggaggaggcagggggtggggctggggggatctgagggaggaggcagggggaggaggggccaaggtggggcccgggcggggcccggggcgcccccctgcccgccgcccTCACCGCGGCGTCCGCTCCGGCCCAGGCTGGTGTCCGCGCACGAGAGCGGCTGGAAGGCCTTCGACGTGACCGAGGCCGTGGCCTTCTGGCAGCAGCTGGGCCGGCCCCGGCAGCCGCTGCTGCTGCGCGTGTCGGTGCAGAGGGAGCGGCCCGGCCCGCCCGCCCCCGGCGCCCCCCAGCTGGTGCGCTTCGCCCCCCAGGCGCCGTCGGGGGGGCCCCGCGAGCCGCAGCTGGAGCTGCACACGCTGGACCTGAAGGACTACGGGTAGGAGGGGGGCCCCCTCCCCGCTTTGCAGCCGTctcgggctgggggctgggcagcCCCTCCCCCCCGCCGACCCCCAGCTCCGGGCCTCCGCGctgcacggggggggggggggggggggggggggggggcggcgggctcCTCTTCACCCTTGCCCACGAACTGGCGCGGTCAGACCCTCCTGAGCGGGGTCCGCGCCCTCCTGCCCTCGCCCGCCAGCCCCCCGACCCgagcccgcgccccgcgccccagcCGCCCTCTGACCCGCGCCCCTTGCCCGCAGAGCCCAGGGCGACTGTGACCCCGCGGCGCCCGCCGAGGGCGCGCGCTGCTGCCGCCGGGAGGTCTTCGTCGACCTGCAGGGCGTGAGGTGGGCCGAGCACTGGGTCCTGGAGCCCCCGGGCTTCCTGGCCTACGAGTGCGCGGGCGCCTGCCGGCAGCCCCCTGGCGCGCTGGCCTTCCCGCGGCCATTCCTGGGCCCGCGGCAGTGCGTGGCCTTGGAGACGGCCGCGCTGCCCGTGATCGTCAGCGTCCAGGAGGGAGGCGGGCCCAGGCCGCAGGTGGTCAGCCTGCCCAACATGCGGGTGCAGAGGTGCAGCTGCGCCTCGGACGGCGCGCCCGTGCCCCGGAGGGTGGCGCCCTAGCGGCCTGGCCTGCGGGTCCCGGCGTCTGTGTCTCGGGCACTCCTGGCTGGAGGACAGTGGACCCTGTCGGCCGTGGGAAGACGTCCTCACTCTGCTGAGCCCCGTTAGGCCTCTGGAAGCCGGCCTCACCTGGACGGGGCGACCTCTGGGTCCCCTGACTTCTGTTTCCCAGGATCGAGGTTCCGCCGGGGGGGCGGGCCCTGACGTCTCCTCCTTGTTGTCATTCACTGCACTGTTTCCTAAGCACTTATATTTGCAGAAACTGTAACTTACGGGCAGAAAACCCAACTCGTCTGCTTGCCTGTCCTGTCACTGGACTTGGGCTGCGTCCTGAGGGGGGCAGGGGGTTGGGGACAGGGAGATTCTGGCCTAAGACCTGGAGTCCAGCTGTGCCCCCCTGACTCAGACAACAGGACAACTGGCAAGAAGCAAATAAAACCATGATGCTCTGTAATTTTGCATTTCTGCATTTTACCCAGAACCCTGCAAATTAGGAGACTTAAAAATGATCGTGCCAAGGTCTCGGTTAAGCCATGGAGGAAGCTAGATTGAAGTGGGTCGTTTCTAGTGTCTGGTCCTGCCTCCCAGGACCAGGTATAAGTCTTTTGTGGTTGTTGATAATTTGACTTTCTGGGCACAGTGAATGGGCTTTAATTCTACTTGCAtcaacattaaaacaaaacaacctgTGATCAAAATCCTCATCAGCACTACAGGAATGTAGATTTTGGGATTTTGGGATGCTGAGAACACAGGTGCCTCGGAGCCCTGGCCTGCCAGCGCCTGGTGGAAATGCACTGCTCTCCAAGCGCAAGGCTCCCTGACCCGGCGCCAGCCCAGCTCGCACCCTTTCACTGGGCCTCGAGCACGCTGCACGCTGCCTAAGCACGTGGTCATCTGCTGCTGACCCTCCTCACCCTTCCGATTCTGAAATAGCCTTAAGCTACTGTAGGTCATATTTAGAAATCCATCCCCTTAGAAACCAAGGGTCCCCACTTCTGCCTGTCCTTCCCCCGCTTCTCGTCAATGGCTCCACCTTTTAACAGTTGGGGTCAGAACCTTGCCGTATCCTGGACCCCACAGCATGGACAGGCAGGTGGTGGCACCACTGGTCGAGGCAGGGAGAGGATAAGTGAGGGGGGGGGAGTGGACACGGTCAGTCTGGGGAGCGGGGGGAGCCCACACCCAGGAACCTGCCCCCCGGGGAGGGCCAGTCAGAAGGGCCGAGGTGGGCAGCTGGGCCAGAAGAGGGGACAGCGGGAGAGGAGAGATGGCCaggaggggtgggcagggcccaggaggggtgggcagagcccaggggtggcaggcagggcctgggggcagtgggcagggcctgggggcagtgggcagggcctgggggcagcgcagggcctgggggcagtgggcagggcctgggggcagggggcagggcccgGGGGCAGGGCAGGTCTGAggaagggctgggggctgggggcttgtGGGGCGAGAGGAAGCCAGATGGGACAGGAAAGACCTGTCAGGAGAGGCGGGAGGCACCCCAGGGAGCCCCGTGGGCGCTCGACCAGGGACAGAGGGgccaggggtggtggtggtggtatttTATAGTTGCAATCAGAAAGATGGACGGTGGGTGAGAGCCAGGCCAGAGACCCGGCAGGGCCGCACGCATGCCTTGAGAGGTGCTCTGCAGTTACAGACTTTTCATGCCAGAAAGGACCCGAGAGGCAGCTTAGGTAAACCGAGGCCTGCCGCGGCGGCCCCACTTGCGGGTGGCAGAGCCAGGCTGGGGTCAAGCACCTAGCTCAGGGGACCCCCGTCGGGCGCCCGCCTGGGTCTGTGGACTTTCCTTCAGGGAACAAGATCAAACTGAACACCCGGCTCCGGCCGCGCCCACAGCCTGCGGTGGTCCCGGGAGGCGCCTCTGGGCTTTTCCAGTGGGAGGGCTGGTCCCCGGGTGCCCGAGGCCCCAGGAAGGGGCGGCCAAAAGCCAGCGGCAGACACACAGCTCAGGCCGGGAACGGGGCAGCTGCCCCCGGCTCCCAGGTGTGGGCGGGCTGGAGTCCTGGCCGGGTCAGCGGCTCGGCCGTGCCCTCGCCCTCCGTCCACAGCAGCCCCCTGtgctgcgggggacaccctgagCAGCTGCTCTTTCCCGGGGTCCGGATCACCCCAGGGGGCCCCGCCTGGGAGCCGCCTTCGCTCCGCCTGGGCCGGAGGCTCCCGAGGGCCCCCGTGCTGCCCACACCCAGCCTTGGGGGGTCCCGCGGATGAATGAGGTGTCTTCCTCCCCTTCTCAAAACTTTGGGTCCAGGGACCAGATGTCCGGGGCCCGGCACAGGCCAGCCTGGGGCTTCAGCCCACCTCATCCCAGGAGCCTCGGCCGCCCTCGCCCCCCTGGCCCTCCCCACCTctgcgtcttttttttttagattttttttatcttatttctccccccgcctcCACCCGatttgtctgttgtctgtgtctatttgctgcgtcttctttgtccgcttctgttgtcagtggcacaggaatctgtgtttctttttgttgtgtcatcttgttgcgtcagctttccgtgtgtgtggcgccattcctgggcaggctgcactttctttcgcactgggtggctcttatggggtgcactccttgcatgtggggctcccctacacgggggacacccctgcgtggctcggcactccttgcgtgcatcagcactgcacatgggccagctccacacgggtcaaggaggcccggggtttgaaccgtggacctcccatgtggtagacggacgccctaaccactgggccaagtccacttccctctgcgTCATCTTGACCCCCAGCTCCTGCCTTCACACCCCGGCTGAGGCT includes the following:
- the LOC101419110 gene encoding left-right determination factor 2-like, encoding MPPLWLCWALWALPLAGPAAALTEEQVLGSLLRQLQLSQVPAPGKAEAGEPDIPAHVRAQYVALLQRSHRAHSRGKRFSQSFREVAGRFLASEASAHLLAFGMERRLPPNSELVHAALRLFQEPVPRAALRRHERLFPRSSRARVTVEWLRVRDDGSNRTSLVDSRLVSAHESGWKAFDVTEAVAFWQQLGRPRQPLLLRVSVQRERPGPPAPGAPQLVRFAPQAPSGGPREPQLELHTLDLKDYGAQGDCDPAAPAEGARCCRREVFVDLQGVRWAEHWVLEPPGFLAYECAGACRQPPGALAFPRPFLGPRQCVALETAALPVIVSVQEGGGPRPQVVSLPNMRVQRCSCASDGAPVPRRVAP